A part of Oncorhynchus kisutch isolate 150728-3 linkage group LG2, Okis_V2, whole genome shotgun sequence genomic DNA contains:
- the LOC109870695 gene encoding FUN14 domain-containing protein 1-like: protein MADREEDPENEDTYEVVDLTQYARRQQWWGCLFGGNNSGPMAEKYSVATQIALGGVSGWCAGYLFQKVGKIAATAVGGGFLLLQIANHSGYVQVDWKRVEKDVNKAKRHLKKKADRAVPELNSFIDQSTEFVKTNIIVTSGFFGGFLLGLAS from the exons atggcggatcgTGAAGAGG ACCCAGAGAATGAGGACACATATGAGGTGGTCGACCTGACACAATATGCTAGGCGTCAACAATGGTGGGGCTGCCTATTTGGTGGGAACAATTCGGGTCCAATGGCTGAGAAGTATTCGGTGGCCACACAAATAGCACTGGGTGGTGTGAGTGGCTG GTGTGCGGGATATCTTTTCCAGAAGGTGGGGAAGATCGCAGCCACTGCTGTGGGTGGAGGATTCCTGTTGTTACAG ATAGCCAACCACAGTGGCTATGTGCAGGTGGACTGGAAGAGAGTGGAGAAGGATGTCAACAAAGCCAAGAGGCACCTGAAGAAGAAAGCCGACAGGGCTGTACCAGAGCTCAACTCTTTTATCGACCAG TCCACAGAGTTTGTGAAGACAAACATTATCGTCACCAGTGGATTCTTTGGAGGCTTCTTGCTTGGGCTGGCATCCTAA